One genomic region from Quercus robur chromosome 4, dhQueRobu3.1, whole genome shotgun sequence encodes:
- the LOC126720333 gene encoding uncharacterized protein LOC126720333, whose product MEKLLRALDCTDAQKVVYATFALQGSAERWWSGTEQLLRMELGGKTPITWEKFKEVFNETYFPDVVRDQKVREFSNLVQGTMTVEEYVAKFVELSRFAPYLILDEPKKVSEFQKGLNDRSRPHIIAFGVGTFTETVKRAMSLEEDFKCNPGSKEDEKKQEPSNYQHVDGRGQNSKKGFFKKSGNEGHYNGQGKGGSPQFGKKWPCIHCGKTHEGQTCMEGVKVCYTCKQLGHFARQCPTTKGSGSSSTPQYVEGNDEGKRVQGRVYPLST is encoded by the coding sequence ATGGAAAAATTATTGAGAGCCCTTGATTGCACTGATGCTCAGAAGGTGGTGTATGCCACTTTTGCTCTTCAGGGTTCTGCTGAAAGATGGTGGTCAGGCACTGAGCAATTGTTGAGGATGGAGTTGGGAGGGAAAACTCCTATTACTTGGGAGAAGTTTAAAGAAGTTTTTAATGAGACATATTTTCCTGATGTAGTGAGGGACCAAAAGGTAagagaattttctaatttagtTCAGGGGACTATGACTGTAGAAGAATATGTTGCAAAGTTTGTGGAGCTTTCTCGCTTTGCTCCTTACTTGATTCTGGATGAGCCCAAGAAAGTAAGTGAATTTCAGAAAGGTCTTAATGATAGGAGTCGCCCCCACATTATAGCTTTTGGAGTGGGCACTTTTACTGAAACTGTGAAGCGGGCAATGAGTCTTGAAGAGGACTTTAAGTGCAACCCCGGTTCCAAGGAGGATGAAAAGAAGCAAGAACCCTCTAATTATCAACATGTAGATGGTCGGGGGCAAAATTCCAAGAAGGGGTTCTTTAAGAAGTCCGGTAATGAGGGTCATTATAATGGGCAAGGCAAGGGTGGCTCTCCTCAATTTGGTAAGAAGTGGCCCTGCATTCATTGTGGTAAAACCCATGAGGGTCAAACTTGCATGGAGGGAGTAAAGGTGTGCTACACTTGTAAGCAACTCGGACACTTTGCTAGGCAGTGCCCAACTACCAAGGGCTCGGGTTCCTCTTCCACACCCCAATATGTTGAGGGTAATGATGAGGGGAAAAGGGTGCAGGGTAGAGTGTACCCCTTGAGTACTTAG